Proteins encoded in a region of the Trypanosoma brucei gambiense DAL972 chromosome 11, complete sequence genome:
- a CDS encoding dynein light chain, putative, with product MSTDRKAIIKNADMPEDMQSDAVEVALQALEKFNIEKDIAAYIKKEFDKKYQPTWHCIVGRNFGSYVTHETHSFLYFYFGQVAILLFKSG from the coding sequence ATGTCTACTGATCGGAAAGCTATTATTAAGAATGCAGACATGCCAGAGGACATGCAGTCTGATGCAGTGGAGGTCGCTCTTCAAGCCTTGGAGAAGTTCAACATTGAGAAGGATATTGCGGCGTacataaaaaaagagtttgaCAAGAAATATCAACCTACGTGGCACTGTATTGTTGGCCGTAACTTTGGCAGTTATGTCACGCACGAAACGCACAGCTTCCTGTACTTTTACTTTGGACAGGTTGCAATTCTTCTGTTCAAGTCAGGATAG